One window of the Salvelinus fontinalis isolate EN_2023a chromosome 2, ASM2944872v1, whole genome shotgun sequence genome contains the following:
- the LOC129815082 gene encoding AP2-associated protein kinase 1-like isoform X6, which translates to MRKFFDSSRRELVSSGPGSGGGSSGSSHAGGNLIGRSCTIGRHQVTIEETVAEGGFAIVFLVRTSQGLRCALKRMYVNNEHDLQVCKREIQIMKDLVGHKNIVGYLDSSITTCGGGDVWEVLILMDYCKGGQVVNLMNQRLQTGFTEAEVLQIFCDTCDAVSRLHQGKTPIIHRDLKVENILLHDKGHYVLCDFGSATNKFQNPQTEGVPVVDEEIKKYTTLSYRAPEMVNLYNSKIITTKADIWAMGCLLYKLCYFTLPFGESQVAICDGSFTIPDNSRYSYDLHCLIRYMLEPDPDKRPDIYQVSYFAFKHARRDCPVQNVKNSPIPAQLPEPIKASEAAAAKKSQSQTQSKARLTDPILTTETSITPRQRPKAGHAQPSAGILPIQPAALTPRKRANLPAGGALPLGVNLNLAQQAAALQSQKAQNTAPLQPATGQSHSPPSEVIPQLGGKPQAGAEQKQAAAATVLAIAAVGGVPPVQTKAEAPSTPQQALPLPVASPSPQKAQAPSSPAPPKAPARRKQASQSQAQQQPSAQPTPAHPPAAQQPTARQQPVPQQPVAQQPVAQTEAAQHPPVKTQSTPAKTSHNTAETETAAERTPSNVTQHAVGGLPGSNSGLLLQEATAEDDLNQLISVGKTPPNSTRSLQQSVCEPAQDGNFAAFAHSPTLGPATGSPTQPAWNPFGDDDFSNLGAEQLINKDLVDEQADDVAAEEEVETAPTEELIPGLLEVSSPGETTPQPAVEQSEDILGLDTGESLLTVPIPFSTLALSDTPVKGARVDLCCALVHDLTRSLLRD; encoded by the exons GGGGGTTTGCCATTGTGTTCCTGGTACGAACCAGCCAGGGGCTCCGCTGTGCTCTCAAGAGGATGTATGTCAACAATGAGCACGACCTACAGGTGTGCAAGCGAGAGATCCAGATTATG AAGGACCTGGTCGGCCATAAGAACATCGTTGGCTATCTGGACTCTAGTATCACCACttgtggaggaggagatgtgtggGAAGTGCTCATCCTCATGGACTACTGTAAAG GAGGCCAGGTGGTGAACCTGATGAACCAGCGTCTGCAGACAGGCTTCACCGAGGCAGAGGTACTGCAGATCTTCTGTGATACGTGTGACGCTGTGTCTCGACTGCACCAGGGCAAGACACCCATCATCCACAGGGACCTTAAG GTGGAAAACATCCTGTTACATGATAAGGGTCACTACGTGCTGTGTGACTTCGGAAGCGCCACCAATAAGTTCCAGAACCCACAGACCGAAGGAGTGCCAGTAGTCGATGAGGAAATAAAAAA GTACACCACTCTGTCATATCGTGCTCCTGAGATGGTAAACCTCTACAACAGCAAGATTATCACTACTAAAGCTGACATATGG GCGATGGGCTGTTTGCTGTATAAGCTGTGCTACTTCACTCTACCCTTCGGGGAGAGCCAGGTGGCCATCTGTGATGGCAGTTTCACCATTCCGGACAATTCCCGCTACTCCTACGACCTGCACTGCCTCATCC GGTACATGCTGGAGCCCGACCCTGACAAAAGACCTGACATCTACCAGGTGTCCTACTTTGCTTTTAAACACGCTCGTCGGGACTGCCCTGTTCAGAATGTTAAG AACTCTCCAATTCCTGCTCAACTCCCTGAGCCGATCAAAGCCAGCGAGGCTGCTGCAGCGAAGAAGAGCCAGAGCCAGACACAGAGTAAGGCCAG ACTGACAGACCCCATCCTCACCACTGAGACCTCCATCACGCCCCGGCAGAGGCCCAAAGCGGGCCACGCCCAGCCCAGCGCTGGGATCCTACCCATCCAGCCGGCTGCCCTCACCCCTCGCAAACGGGCCAACCTACCTGCCGGGGGGGCCCTTCCTCTTG GAGTGAACTTAAACCTTGCCCAGCAAGCGGCAGCCCTCCAATCACAGAAGGCACAGAACACAGCTCCACTTCAGCCAGCGACTGGCCAATCACATAGCCCTCCCAGTGAGGTCATACCCCAGCTGGGTGGAAAGCCCCAGGCTGGTGCTGAGCAGAAGCAG GCTGCTGCTGCAACTGTCCTGGCTATCGCAGCAGTGGGAGGAGTCCCACCTGTGCAGACCAAGGCGGAGGCCCCGAGCACCCCTCAACAGGCCTTGCCTCTCCCGGTGGCCAGTCCTTCCCCTCAGAAGGCCCAGGCTCCGTCCAGCCCAGCCCCACCCAAAGCCCCAGCACGTCGTAAGCAGGCCAGCCAGAGCCAGGCACAGCAGCAACCATCCGCTCAGCCTACTCCAGCCCATCCTCCAGCTGCACAGCAGCCTACAGCTCGGCAGCAACCAGTTCCTCAACAACCAGTTGCCCAGCAACCAGTAGCTCAGACAGAAGCGGCCCAGCATCCACCTGTCAAGACCCAGTCCACCCCTGCCAAGACCAGTCACAACACAGCTGAGACTGAGACG GCAGCAGAGCGCACCCCGAGTAACGTTACCCAGCATGCAGTCGGTGGGCTACCTGGAAGTAACTCCGGCCTACTACTGCAAGAGGCCACAGCAGAGGATGACCTCAACCAGTTAAT ATCTGTCGGTAAAACTCCACCCAATTCCACCCGGTCCCTTCAGCAGAGTGTTTGTGAACCAGCACAAGACGGCAACTTTGCTGCCTTTGCCCATTCCCCTACCCTCGGCCCTGCCACCGGTTCCCCCACGCAGCCCGCCTGGAACCCTTTTGGTGATGATGACTTCTCCAATCTCGGTGCAGAGCAACTGATTAACAAAGACCTGGTTgatgaacaggctgatg ACGTGGCTGCAGAAGAAGAGGTGGAGACGGCCCCCACAGAGGAACTGATacctggcctgctggaggtctcCTCTCCTGGGGAAACAACACCCCAACCTGCTG TAGAGCAATCTGAAGACATCCTTGGACTGGATACAGGAGAGTCTTTGTTGACTGTTCCGATCCCTTTCAGCACCCTAGCACTCTCAGACACTCCAG TTAAAGGGGCTAGAGTGGACTTGTGCTGTGCCTTGGTCCATGACTTAACT
- the LOC129815082 gene encoding AP2-associated protein kinase 1-like isoform X5 — protein MRKFFDSSRRELVSSGPGSGGGSSGSSHAGGNLIGRSCTIGRHQVTIEETVAEGGFAIVFLVRTSQGLRCALKRMYVNNEHDLQVCKREIQIMKDLVGHKNIVGYLDSSITTCGGGDVWEVLILMDYCKGGQVVNLMNQRLQTGFTEAEVLQIFCDTCDAVSRLHQGKTPIIHRDLKVENILLHDKGHYVLCDFGSATNKFQNPQTEGVPVVDEEIKKYTTLSYRAPEMVNLYNSKIITTKADIWAMGCLLYKLCYFTLPFGESQVAICDGSFTIPDNSRYSYDLHCLIRYMLEPDPDKRPDIYQVSYFAFKHARRDCPVQNVKNSPIPAQLPEPIKASEAAAAKKSQSQTQSKARLTDPILTTETSITPRQRPKAGHAQPSAGILPIQPAALTPRKRANLPAGGALPLGVNLNLAQQAAALQSQKAQNTAPLQPATGQSHSPPSEVIPQLGGKPQAGAEQKQAAAATVLAIAAVGGVPPVQTKAEAPSTPQQALPLPVASPSPQKAQAPSSPAPPKAPARRKQASQSQAQQQPSAQPTPAHPPAAQQPTARQQPVPQQPVAQQPVAQTEAAQHPPVKTQSTPAKTSHNTAETETAAERTPSNVTQHAVGGLPGSNSGLLLQEATAEDDLNQLISVGKTPPNSTRSLQQSVCEPAQDGNFAAFAHSPTLGPATGSPTQPAWNPFGDDDFSNLGAEQLINKDLVDEQADDVAAEEEVETAPTEELIPGLLEVSSPGETTPQPAVEQSEDILGLDTGESLLTVPIPFSTLALSDTPVKGARVDLCCALVHDLTVSTEWRGRKRADVCMCCVGR, from the exons GGGGGTTTGCCATTGTGTTCCTGGTACGAACCAGCCAGGGGCTCCGCTGTGCTCTCAAGAGGATGTATGTCAACAATGAGCACGACCTACAGGTGTGCAAGCGAGAGATCCAGATTATG AAGGACCTGGTCGGCCATAAGAACATCGTTGGCTATCTGGACTCTAGTATCACCACttgtggaggaggagatgtgtggGAAGTGCTCATCCTCATGGACTACTGTAAAG GAGGCCAGGTGGTGAACCTGATGAACCAGCGTCTGCAGACAGGCTTCACCGAGGCAGAGGTACTGCAGATCTTCTGTGATACGTGTGACGCTGTGTCTCGACTGCACCAGGGCAAGACACCCATCATCCACAGGGACCTTAAG GTGGAAAACATCCTGTTACATGATAAGGGTCACTACGTGCTGTGTGACTTCGGAAGCGCCACCAATAAGTTCCAGAACCCACAGACCGAAGGAGTGCCAGTAGTCGATGAGGAAATAAAAAA GTACACCACTCTGTCATATCGTGCTCCTGAGATGGTAAACCTCTACAACAGCAAGATTATCACTACTAAAGCTGACATATGG GCGATGGGCTGTTTGCTGTATAAGCTGTGCTACTTCACTCTACCCTTCGGGGAGAGCCAGGTGGCCATCTGTGATGGCAGTTTCACCATTCCGGACAATTCCCGCTACTCCTACGACCTGCACTGCCTCATCC GGTACATGCTGGAGCCCGACCCTGACAAAAGACCTGACATCTACCAGGTGTCCTACTTTGCTTTTAAACACGCTCGTCGGGACTGCCCTGTTCAGAATGTTAAG AACTCTCCAATTCCTGCTCAACTCCCTGAGCCGATCAAAGCCAGCGAGGCTGCTGCAGCGAAGAAGAGCCAGAGCCAGACACAGAGTAAGGCCAG ACTGACAGACCCCATCCTCACCACTGAGACCTCCATCACGCCCCGGCAGAGGCCCAAAGCGGGCCACGCCCAGCCCAGCGCTGGGATCCTACCCATCCAGCCGGCTGCCCTCACCCCTCGCAAACGGGCCAACCTACCTGCCGGGGGGGCCCTTCCTCTTG GAGTGAACTTAAACCTTGCCCAGCAAGCGGCAGCCCTCCAATCACAGAAGGCACAGAACACAGCTCCACTTCAGCCAGCGACTGGCCAATCACATAGCCCTCCCAGTGAGGTCATACCCCAGCTGGGTGGAAAGCCCCAGGCTGGTGCTGAGCAGAAGCAG GCTGCTGCTGCAACTGTCCTGGCTATCGCAGCAGTGGGAGGAGTCCCACCTGTGCAGACCAAGGCGGAGGCCCCGAGCACCCCTCAACAGGCCTTGCCTCTCCCGGTGGCCAGTCCTTCCCCTCAGAAGGCCCAGGCTCCGTCCAGCCCAGCCCCACCCAAAGCCCCAGCACGTCGTAAGCAGGCCAGCCAGAGCCAGGCACAGCAGCAACCATCCGCTCAGCCTACTCCAGCCCATCCTCCAGCTGCACAGCAGCCTACAGCTCGGCAGCAACCAGTTCCTCAACAACCAGTTGCCCAGCAACCAGTAGCTCAGACAGAAGCGGCCCAGCATCCACCTGTCAAGACCCAGTCCACCCCTGCCAAGACCAGTCACAACACAGCTGAGACTGAGACG GCAGCAGAGCGCACCCCGAGTAACGTTACCCAGCATGCAGTCGGTGGGCTACCTGGAAGTAACTCCGGCCTACTACTGCAAGAGGCCACAGCAGAGGATGACCTCAACCAGTTAAT ATCTGTCGGTAAAACTCCACCCAATTCCACCCGGTCCCTTCAGCAGAGTGTTTGTGAACCAGCACAAGACGGCAACTTTGCTGCCTTTGCCCATTCCCCTACCCTCGGCCCTGCCACCGGTTCCCCCACGCAGCCCGCCTGGAACCCTTTTGGTGATGATGACTTCTCCAATCTCGGTGCAGAGCAACTGATTAACAAAGACCTGGTTgatgaacaggctgatg ACGTGGCTGCAGAAGAAGAGGTGGAGACGGCCCCCACAGAGGAACTGATacctggcctgctggaggtctcCTCTCCTGGGGAAACAACACCCCAACCTGCTG TAGAGCAATCTGAAGACATCCTTGGACTGGATACAGGAGAGTCTTTGTTGACTGTTCCGATCCCTTTCAGCACCCTAGCACTCTCAGACACTCCAG TTAAAGGGGCTAGAGTGGACTTGTGCTGTGCCTTGGTCCATGACTTAACTGTAAGTACAGAGTGGAGAGGTAGGAAGAGAGCAGATGTGTGCATGTGTTGTGTTGGGAGATGA